A stretch of the Hydra vulgaris chromosome 09, alternate assembly HydraT2T_AEP genome encodes the following:
- the LOC136085659 gene encoding uncharacterized protein LOC136085659, giving the protein MLTICIEEFLSHKYDSYCDKNRMAHTSYKKYNKNIPEYLIDRPKPLVKHYMRIIDKLQGVNLQGITSLTERLYNVASFNSDCREIYQCYLGDAVNLPTCSCPSWFNSAYPCKHFFGIFLKENLSWSAFGTSYANSPYFTLDLFTEENALAASVQEFTHSSNILLQNNLLTHATPLHDLAMESSVQRDSSVQSMKDNNALGYTELNSEVQINHHTSEKCRELLNEIRQLTYLCSCQKAVDNLFDGLYQLKTNLVNSLPAEQGILLRPENMPDIWHKSQSNLPRLCELPLRRKRKMPKRVGKYYDLHKAASRLSFIDKNESCISEVLKQGYFGVCFVKRVAVF; this is encoded by the exons ATGCTAACAATTTGCATTGAAGAATTCCTCTCTCACAAATATGACAG CTATTGTGATAAAAACAGAATGGCGCATACatcatacaaaaaatacaataaaaacatacCTGAATATTTAATTGATCGTCCTAAGCCTTTAGTCAAACATTACATGAGAATAATAGATAAGTTACAAGGTGTTAACCTGCAAGGTATTACTTCTTTAACAGAAAGACTTTACAATGTTGCTTCATTTAATTCAGATTGTAGAGAAATATACCAATGCTACCTTGGTGATGCTGTAAATTTGCCAACTTGTTCTTGTCCTAGTTGGTTCAATTCTGCATATCCATGCAAACATTTCTTTGGgatttttcttaaagaaaatcTCTCTTGGTCTGCATTTGGTACATCGTACGCTAACTCACCCTATTTCACATTAGATTTGTTTACTGAGGAAAATGCACTTGCTGCTTCAGTTCAAGAATTTACTCATTCCAGTAACATTTTGTtgcaaaataatcttttaactCATGCAACACCACTGCATGATCTGGCAATGGAGTCTAGTGTGCAAAGAGATAGTAGTGTTCAGTCCATGAAAGATAATAATGCCCTTGGTTATACTGAGCTAAATTCTGAAGTACAAATTAATCATCACACATCTGAAAAATGTCGCGAGCTTTTAAATGAAATCAGACAGTTAACTTATTTATGCAGCTGTCAAAAAGCTgttgataatttatttgatgGGCTTTACCAACTTAAAACAAACTTAGTAAATAGTCTGCCAGCGGAACAAGGGATTTTGTTACGTCCAGAAAATATGCCTGATATTTGGCACAAGTCTCAATCAAATTTGCCAAGACTTTGTGAGCTACCATTAAGACGCAAAAGAAAAATGCCTAAACGAGTTGGCAAATATTATGACTTGCATAAAGCAGCCTCACGTTTAAGTTTTATCGATAAAAATGAATCTTGCATTTCTGAA GTATTAAAGCAAGGCTACTTTGGTGTTTGCTTTGTTAAACGAGTAGCCGTGTTTTAA